The sequence AGGTGGCTTCGTCGGGGCTGATTTTTTGTTGGGCACTCAACTGGTTGTATTTGTCCACCATTTTGCAGGAAGCATAAAGTTGATGGACAAGTTCATCAATCTCTGGAGTCAGGCAGAAGAGCCAATACAAATCATTTTCGTGGGATTTTTGCTGGCTTTCGGTGCGGATTTCCTCAAGGCGTTGGGTGAGTTCATCGGCATCGTCCGAAACACATAAAGTCAGGGGCAATTCCCCTTCATCTCCAATGCTGGTGCCGTCAACATTAATGCCGATACGAAACGAGCGATTTTGATAGCGGAAGGTCTTGAACTCCGGATCATTAAAGAGCTGCTGCAGGGCAGTACGGATAAGTTCCCTTTCTTCACGGGGCTTGGGATCGAGATACCCGCTGCGTTCGTTGGTCCAGCTCTTTTCTTGAGCAGTCTGGAGCTTCCAGCCTTCCTCAGTGTTGCGAATGAATTTGGCGGACTCCAGTCGCTTCACGGCGGCTTGCACTTCCTTGAGGGGGGCAGCCTTACCAACTTCATCCACGAGCATGGCGGCAATGTTGACTTCAGTGCGGGGCAGGTCACGAATGAACTCCAGGAGACAGATGACTTTAGCGACCTGCAAAGCCCAGCCCTGATCGTCGGGATCGGTCTTGAATCGCTCCGAGATTTCGTAAATGTCCGTACGTTTCTCGTTGGAAAGATTGCCCTCCACCAACTCGAACACCTTGTCGAGGGTCACCAATGCCCCAATCGGCTTGTTGGCAAAAGCGGTGCGCTCGGACACGAGCATCTCGTAGGCTTGTTTGATGATTGTGCGGTTACTGCCGCCGTAATGCCGGGGGGCGCCAGGTTGCAACCGGATACCTGACATGATGCCGATGCACAGGTCAATGTAGTGGGGGGGATAGGGATAGAATTGCACGAAATCCGCCTCGGTAATCTCCGTGCGGTGGGTGGGGCGTTCCAAACGCAGAGCGGCGTTTAGTTGTCCTTCGTTTTTCTTGAACAAATCCCGTAGGAGTGCTTCAGCTTCGGGCTGCTTCGCCAGGACACGCTTGGTGGCGACTTCCCGAATGTCGGACGGGGCAAGGTCAACCCGGTAACGGAACCGGTCTTGGAGTTTGGCTAACTCTACCCTTTTAGAGTCAATGGCGGCGACTACTTCATCGAGCTTTTCCTGGGATGTGACCACAATCCAGCAGGGAGCAATGATCTTTCTCGCCTTGAGCAAGTTTTTGCCAACCTTGCCAAACTCCTCAATGGTCGCCCGCAGGTCTTCAATTTTGTCACCGCTCCGAGCCACGTGCTGACCCACTTCGTCAATGATAAATACAAGTGCTTTCCCCTTGCGCCTCCGTCCCCACAGCTCAAAGCAACGCTCGACTATCTTCCGAACACTCAATGCCGTATCTTGATGGCGTAAATTATGACGCCAGAATTCCGGAGTCGGGTAAGCCTTTGGTTCCATCCGATGCAAAATAGTACTGGCATAAGAAATCTTGTGGGATCCGGATCGGCTAATTTTCCAGTCTTTCTGTAGATACTCACGGCAAATGCGCTCGAATTCTTCCAGTTTCCCCTCTCCCTCTAACGTGATTTCCAGTTCAGCAATGTCAAAGTCTTCGGCATAATCCAGTTCACGCAAAAGGGCTGTATACATCAGTTCGGCAGTTCTTTGCGTTACTTTTCGGGTATCCGTTTCCTTGGCGATCTCAAAAAGAATGACTTCCGTGGGGATCCGTTGGATGTAGTTTTTCAAAAGCGGTTCAAGGCGAGGATCAGCAACTTGAGCCACAAACAAATCGGTAAATTTCTTGCCAAGGATAGTGCGGTTCTCCAAGGCGTAGCCGAGGTTTTTGGCGAATGAGCTTTTGCCAGAACCAAAGAAGCCAGACACCCAAACGCCAATACTTTCGTGGGGATCGGCGGGTGCTTCGGCGATGGCTTTGAGTAAATCGTGGTACTGCTCACGAATACTGTCTGTAGCGACGTATTCCGAGATTTCGGCATAAACGGAATGCTCATCCGCTTGATCGACTTGGATGACCTCCTCGATCTTGCGGCTCAGGTCACGGGTTAATAGGTCGCTAATGGTGTTCATGTGGGTGTCCTTGTTTAATAAAAAATATTAAAGGGCACCTCTGTAAATTAACAATTAGCAGTCGCAGGGGGGCACCCCCCGCCCTTGGTTCTCCAGAATATCTGACTGCCAGCGAGATAACTTTTTGCTGGTACGAATAAATAGAGGTGCCCTAAACTCATTTGATTATGGGATTGATTTCAGCCGTAGATTTTGACCCGGTAATTGCCCAGAGCGTCTCGGTCTTTTAATTCCATGAAGCGTAGCCCTGTCGTGCCTTCGATGGAGCCGGGATAGCACAGGATGGTGGGTACCTTTGTCTTGCCGTGCAATTTGTCGAGCAACAGGGACACCTGAAAAATGCCCGGTGACATCGCTGCCACCCGAGTTAAAAAGACCACGGAGTTTTCCGGGTTGATCCCTGCGAGCCGGTCAGCCAGAAAGTCCCAGAGCGGTACCCAGACCTTGTTGGACAGATAGGTGGTGACTTGCCGCTGTGCCTCCAGGTATCCTCGCTCTTTTTCTAGGGCGACCACAGCCTCAAAGCCCTCATCCTCATCCTGTTGGCTAACCTTTGCCAATGCCCCCCAGAGCAACTCTGACATCGGGATCATGTGAACTATCTTACCGATGGCTTCCAGGCGAGTGGCGAGTAATTTTGTGTCTTGACGAAGTTCCCATTCATCAGTAGGGTTGTGGCGCAGGATGGCAAACGGCAAATCATGGTACACGCTGATGCGTGGCGGGTCTGCCTTCAGATCGCTTTCGAGCAGAGCCATCCTATCTTTGAGCGAGGACATTGGCGTACTCCTCAAGGGTGTTGGCAGGAAAGGTTAACCGGGTAACACTTCCAGCGGCATGATATTCAAGCAGTTCGCGCTGGTGGGCTTCAAACAGGAATCGCTCAACCCCCTCCCTCGCCAGAAAAAATAACTTCCAGTCCGGTAGCTCCAGCAGTTTGGCTCCCGATGGTTGATGTTGCTTAAGGTAAAAAACGATGTAGGCGAAGGCTTCTGTGGGCAGAAACGGCGGGGCAATTTTTTTATTTACCGTCCCTTGCAGGATGCCGAAATCCCGTAGCGTTGCCAGAATGCTGCGGACAACTCGCAAAAGCGTCGTTTCCGACCAGTTTTTTGTAAGCTTGCCATGCACAAGTTTTTCGAGAGAACCCTGAAACTTCTGCACGTCAATGTCCACCAGCCCCCGTTCCTGCATGGGTACCACAATCTCAGTCACAGCATCATGGAGCAAGGGATCCGCACAGGTTGCGTGGAAGTAAAGGATACGTTCCAAAGCGACGGCAGGAAACTTTCTCCGCACGAGTGACACCAAAGCCTTCGTGACACACTCCTCGGCGAGATACCGCTGGCGGAAGATGGCTAAGACGTCCTCAACTCGGGAACGGGAAGCCTTGCCAAACAAGTTGTCCCGTCGCATACGTTCCATGTTCTCAGCAATGGAGGCATTGGTATCCCAGTGGAGGAGAAACGTTTTTGTATCTCCAAGTAGCGCTCCTGCCTTGATAATCTTGGACGAGTATGCAAGGGCAGACCAATGCCGCTTTTCAGTGGTCGCTTGCTTGCCTTGCCCCTTACTCACTGTCGGTGACATCATCAGCATTGCACTCTCGCTTGTCCGTTGGCGCCCCTCATACTTTAACAATGTGGATGTTCCATGCTTTCCATGTTCTATAGCAATCTTAAATGAGAATGAAAATGAAATAGTGCTGGCTTTTGTGCCACCCATGCCCCTGGCTCTTGTGAATATTTGTTCACCAATCAATTAGGGGCACCTCTTTCAAAGTTAGCGGTCACAGGAGCACCCCCGCCCTTGGTTCTGGGTAATATAGCAGTCCTAAATGAGAATGGAATAGGAGTCGCAGGGGCACCGCTCCCGTCCTTGGTTCTGGGGAATTTCTGTTGCGTAATAGTTTGGGATTGCTATAGTTAAAAAGCCCTATTCCCATCCATGACCAAACGCTCCATGCAATTTACCTATGCGGATAAAACTGCCCTAGTCACGGGAGCCTCCACAGGCATCGGTGCAGTTTTTGCCCAAGAATTGGCACAACGGGGGTGTTCCCTAATCCTCACCGCCCGCTCCCAAGACCGGTTAAATCTCCTGGCACATCAATTACAACAGCAGTATAAAATTAATACATGGGTTATCCCAGCGGATTTACAACAGCCCGCCGCTGTGGCGGATTTGATCCAAGCGATTCAGGGGCAGGCGCAACCGGTGGATATTTTGGTGAATAATGCCGGATTTAGTACCCAGGGTGCATTTCACACGATTGATCCAGAGCAGGAAGCGGCTTTGATTCAAGTGAATGTGGCGGCCTTGGTGGCGTTGACCCACGCTTTTTTGCCGGGGATGGTGGAACGGCGTTCTGGCTTGGTGGTGAATGTCGCCTCGGTGTTGGGATTTTACCCGCTCCCCTATCAGGCGGTGTACTCTGCAAGTAAAGCGTTTGTCCGGTCATTGACTGAAGCACTCTGGGCGGAATACCAGGGTTCCGGGGTGCAGTTTTTTGCCCTCTGTCCTGGCCCGACGGCGACGGAGTTTTTTCAGCGGATGGGGAAAGACCTACGGATGCAGAAAATGTCCCCCGAAGCGGTGGTGCGCTTTGCCTTTCGGGCGATGGAACGGGGGGCACCTTGGGGGATTCCGGGCTGGCAAAATCGTTTGCTGAGTGGGTGGTTACCGGCTATGACCCCCCGCCCGTGGCTCCTCAAGCAGTTAGCCCAAGTCAGCCGCCGCCTCTACGACATCAGCGGTTAAGGACAACTTTTGCCACACCTGCTGGAGCATTGCCGTTATCCCCACACCGGTGACAGCGGAGATCAAACACACGGGATTGTAGTTTGACAAAATCTGGACAATGTCCTGAAGGGTATCCCCAGGGGGCAGGGCATCAATTTTGTTCAACACGATCAATTCCGGGCGTTCCGTGAGGGGCTGACCCAACTGGGGCGTGTACTGCGCCAATTCATTCCGAATCGTGTGGTAATCCCCCACCGGGTCGGGGGCGGTGCTGTCCAGCAGATGGATTAACAGGCGGGTGCGTTCGATGTGGCGCAAAAAGTCAAACCCCAAGCCCACCCCCCTATGGGCACCGGCAATCAACCCCGGAATGTCGGCAAAAACCGTACCGTCCCCCTGGGGATTGGCCACGACCCCCAGATTGGGTACCAGGGTGGTGAAGGGGTAGTCGGCAATTTTCGGTTTGGCGGCGGAAATGCGGCTGATTAGGGTGGATTTGCCCGCATTGGGTAGCCCGACGATGCCCACCTCGGCCAGGAGTTTCAATTCCAGGCGCAGGCGGCGAAATTCCCCCGGCAGTCCCGGCAGTGCGTAATCCGGTGCCCGGTTGTGGTTGCTCAAAAAATGGCGGTTGCCCAAGCCCCCTTTGCCCCCCTGGGCGACCACCACGGTTTGCCCCGGTGTGACCACATCGGCGACCAATTCCCCCGTGTCCGCATCCGTAATTAACGTACCGCAGGGAATGGGAATCACCCGGTCTTGGCCACTGGCACCGGTGCAGTTATTCGGCCCCCCCCGTTGACCATCCTCCGCTTGAAAATGCCGTTGGTAGCGAAAATCCAGCAGGGTACTGCGCCCCGTTTGCGCCTGTACCAGCACATCCCCCCCTTTGCCGCCATTGCCCCCGGCAGGCCCCCCGGCGGGCACATACTTCTCCCGACGAAACGCCACAATGCCATCCCCCCCTTTGCCGCCCTGGACGGTGATTTCCGCCTGGTCAATGAACTGCATGGTACTATCGAGTTAGTTCGTGGTAAAATTCATATCCTAGTGGAAATTTTAAGGGAATGGATTGATTCATGGTCAAACTACGGCTAAAGC comes from Synechococcus sp. C9 and encodes:
- a CDS encoding SDR family oxidoreductase, whose translation is MTKRSMQFTYADKTALVTGASTGIGAVFAQELAQRGCSLILTARSQDRLNLLAHQLQQQYKINTWVIPADLQQPAAVADLIQAIQGQAQPVDILVNNAGFSTQGAFHTIDPEQEAALIQVNVAALVALTHAFLPGMVERRSGLVVNVASVLGFYPLPYQAVYSASKAFVRSLTEALWAEYQGSGVQFFALCPGPTATEFFQRMGKDLRMQKMSPEAVVRFAFRAMERGAPWGIPGWQNRLLSGWLPAMTPRPWLLKQLAQVSRRLYDISG
- a CDS encoding BrxA family protein codes for the protein MIGEQIFTRARGMGGTKASTISFSFSFKIAIEHGKHGTSTLLKYEGRQRTSESAMLMMSPTVSKGQGKQATTEKRHWSALAYSSKIIKAGALLGDTKTFLLHWDTNASIAENMERMRRDNLFGKASRSRVEDVLAIFRQRYLAEECVTKALVSLVRRKFPAVALERILYFHATCADPLLHDAVTEIVVPMQERGLVDIDVQKFQGSLEKLVHGKLTKNWSETTLLRVVRSILATLRDFGILQGTVNKKIAPPFLPTEAFAYIVFYLKQHQPSGAKLLELPDWKLFFLAREGVERFLFEAHQRELLEYHAAGSVTRLTFPANTLEEYANVLAQR
- the brxC gene encoding BREX system P-loop protein BrxC, which produces MNTISDLLTRDLSRKIEEVIQVDQADEHSVYAEISEYVATDSIREQYHDLLKAIAEAPADPHESIGVWVSGFFGSGKSSFAKNLGYALENRTILGKKFTDLFVAQVADPRLEPLLKNYIQRIPTEVILFEIAKETDTRKVTQRTAELMYTALLRELDYAEDFDIAELEITLEGEGKLEEFERICREYLQKDWKISRSGSHKISYASTILHRMEPKAYPTPEFWRHNLRHQDTALSVRKIVERCFELWGRRRKGKALVFIIDEVGQHVARSGDKIEDLRATIEEFGKVGKNLLKARKIIAPCWIVVTSQEKLDEVVAAIDSKRVELAKLQDRFRYRVDLAPSDIREVATKRVLAKQPEAEALLRDLFKKNEGQLNAALRLERPTHRTEITEADFVQFYPYPPHYIDLCIGIMSGIRLQPGAPRHYGGSNRTIIKQAYEMLVSERTAFANKPIGALVTLDKVFELVEGNLSNEKRTDIYEISERFKTDPDDQGWALQVAKVICLLEFIRDLPRTEVNIAAMLVDEVGKAAPLKEVQAAVKRLESAKFIRNTEEGWKLQTAQEKSWTNERSGYLDPKPREERELIRTALQQLFNDPEFKTFRYQNRSFRIGINVDGTSIGDEGELPLTLCVSDDADELTQRLEEIRTESQQKSHENDLYWLFCLTPEIDELVHQLYASCKMVDKYNQLSAQQKISPDEATCLQDEKNLKNGYEIRLRDKLTEALESGTGMFRGVQKDASALGKSLGEILKKLFGQVVPDLYPKLPMGSRPLKGDEAEQILKAADLKALPNVFYAGEQGLGLVVKDGAKNIICTTAPVAKEVLDYLKSEFSYGNRDTCMGKALEKRFSGTPYGWERDMLRLILATLFRAGEIEVTYQSNRFHNYQDPASRTPFTNISAFRSSLFSPRQSVGLKTLTQAVQQLENLTGEEVDVEEGAIATAFQKVAAEELAKLYPLKALAEAHRLPVLPMLSEYQQTLMGIQSSASDDCVRILTESGREFGATRDKVRKLREFLNQEAIAILRQARQATEQVWQRLSAHAPSPELHTRVEELKALLVSEQFLDAWDNIVAYTKQVLEAYQTAYCELFDRRKQAYESAIDEIQNRPEWAPVAAANPSLAQSLLSPLQSRVGTEEDKQAVTEGQSLGTSSLTEMESDLAAVEGLKSSVLVKLQELSIGREKKAPVRKIKVSEFFSRPIQTQAELDQVLDRIRDSLQKCIDEGAIVILE
- a CDS encoding BREX protein BrxB domain-containing protein, producing MSSLKDRMALLESDLKADPPRISVYHDLPFAILRHNPTDEWELRQDTKLLATRLEAIGKIVHMIPMSELLWGALAKVSQQDEDEGFEAVVALEKERGYLEAQRQVTTYLSNKVWVPLWDFLADRLAGINPENSVVFLTRVAAMSPGIFQVSLLLDKLHGKTKVPTILCYPGSIEGTTGLRFMELKDRDALGNYRVKIYG
- the obgE gene encoding GTPase ObgE, with protein sequence MQFIDQAEITVQGGKGGDGIVAFRREKYVPAGGPAGGNGGKGGDVLVQAQTGRSTLLDFRYQRHFQAEDGQRGGPNNCTGASGQDRVIPIPCGTLITDADTGELVADVVTPGQTVVVAQGGKGGLGNRHFLSNHNRAPDYALPGLPGEFRRLRLELKLLAEVGIVGLPNAGKSTLISRISAAKPKIADYPFTTLVPNLGVVANPQGDGTVFADIPGLIAGAHRGVGLGFDFLRHIERTRLLIHLLDSTAPDPVGDYHTIRNELAQYTPQLGQPLTERPELIVLNKIDALPPGDTLQDIVQILSNYNPVCLISAVTGVGITAMLQQVWQKLSLTADVVEAAADLG